One Brachybacterium kimchii genomic window carries:
- a CDS encoding DsbA family protein translates to MAASNAQDRREAQREAIRQQRQAELKRQRNVRTAVIAAVVVVVLLIAGGVGYLIWNSTRPEGPVATPQGIPEGQPYYSLGAPEDSGKPVVELHVDFMCPICGQFEETNGKDLRTIIDKKEATVHLYTRRFLDGNSTTGDYSTRAANAAACVYNDDPDNFMDFQTALFDNQPAEGSAGLSNDQLAEYAKKAGASDSVSSCIDKSTYKSWVRNVVEPAAKKDADGGGTPYVKVDDTVLDSTKWSQEGVFLKTVEDAAKG, encoded by the coding sequence ATGGCCGCATCGAACGCCCAGGATCGCCGCGAGGCCCAGCGCGAGGCGATCCGCCAGCAGCGCCAGGCGGAGCTCAAGCGTCAGCGCAACGTCCGCACCGCCGTGATCGCCGCGGTCGTCGTGGTCGTGCTCCTCATCGCAGGCGGCGTCGGCTACCTGATCTGGAACTCGACCCGACCCGAGGGCCCCGTCGCGACGCCCCAGGGGATCCCGGAGGGGCAGCCGTACTACTCGCTCGGCGCGCCCGAGGACTCGGGCAAGCCCGTGGTCGAGCTGCACGTGGACTTCATGTGCCCGATCTGCGGCCAGTTCGAGGAGACCAACGGCAAGGATCTGCGCACCATCATCGACAAGAAGGAAGCGACGGTGCACCTCTACACCCGGCGCTTCCTCGACGGGAACTCGACGACGGGTGACTACTCGACGCGCGCTGCGAACGCCGCGGCCTGCGTCTACAACGATGATCCCGACAACTTCATGGACTTCCAGACCGCGCTGTTCGACAACCAGCCCGCCGAGGGCAGCGCCGGACTGAGCAACGACCAGCTCGCGGAGTACGCGAAGAAGGCCGGGGCGAGCGACTCCGTCTCCAGCTGCATCGACAAGAGCACGTACAAGTCGTGGGTGCGGAACGTGGTCGAGCCGGCGGCGAAGAAGGATGCCGACGGCGGCGGCACGCCGTACGTGAAGGTCGACGACACGGTCCTCGACTCCACCAAGTGGAGCCAGGAGGGCGTGTTCCTCAAGACCGTCGAGGACGCGGCCAAGGGCTGA